The Populus nigra chromosome 4, ddPopNigr1.1, whole genome shotgun sequence genome contains the following window.
atttatttttttaataaaataagatttattattaaccttgaaattctatttttttttaatgaaacttgcataattaaaataataaaaatctctaaaaactctaaaaaaatttgaatcttCAAAGTTTATCgaattaaacaataaattaagtTGTGTTTGGTTAgtgttaaaaattaagttaaaaaggGGACAAAAAGACTCTTAAACATCAAAGAAGagggaagagagaaagaaagagttaaaagaaaaagggagaatCTAAATTGTACACAGATGACACCCCTTTTGTTCCCgccctttcttctctctttatcaCGCAAGAAAGCAAGAAAGCTCCTTTTCTTAGCTAATTAGGTACAGAAAATCAGCATTAACCCTAGCTAATTTAACTTCAAAAGAGCTTGTTAGTAATTGTTGTCAAAGCAAAGGAAAAGGCAGAGagtaaaaatgaaaaggaaagagatGATGATGACCCACAAGTTGTGGGAGTGAAGGGAGGTCCCAGTGGGTTTGGACAGTAGCCATGTTTTGACAAAAATGGCCAAGGAAGAGGTTCGGCAACAACAATATTTCCAACTGGGTCTTTGTCTCTGTCTCTTCCTCTTTCCTTGCTCCTTTCCTTTAACCCCACCGTCAATattttcattccttttctttcctgacacttgattttctctctttactttGGGTTCTCTTCCTTTCTGTCTCGTTCCATGGACAAACATCAGCAGCAGCAACTGTCTTTGGCTAAGTGTTCCAGGCAGAAATACAGTGAATGGTTTGTTCTCGACAAGAGCTTATTCTCCCATGTTCGGATTCACTTCAActtatttagttttttgtttttgtgtgcaCTGTCTATGGTGTCCTTCTCCTGTTGTTCTGATCATTGTTTTTACCAGCACAATGAATGTTGAGCTTGTATCTGCTCTGTTATTTTATCTCAATCGATCCTTGTTCGTATGACTCTTTACTACTACTAGTTTGAACAGTGAAGGTCCGTCCTATATGTTTTGTGTCATTTGCTTGCTGGGTGGTGTCTGCACTCTGCATATAAAATAAGGATTCAATTTGGAACCTCTCTTGTCATCTTTCAGAATAGTTGCTGTTGTTCCTTTAGTAAGCAAATTGGCTGTTATCTTTTCTTTGGTAGGATTTTTCGGGATGTTCCTAGCGATATCACCATAGAAGTGAGCGGAGGGACATTTGCATTACACAAGGTAAGTTCTTGTAGATTTATACTAGTGTTGTTACCCATTCACCATGAAGAAAAATTGAATCGTAAGTGTAGGCACGTCTTTTCTCTGTACATTTATGAGATTAGCATTATGGTTTTGACAGATTCTTGATgatcttttttgaaaaatgcaGTTCCCTCTAGTTTCTCGAAGTGGACGAATCAGAAAGTTGGTTGCAGAACATAGAGATGCCGATATCTCAAGGGTGGAGCTGCTTAATCTACCAGGAGGAGCAGAGGCGTTTGAGTTGGCTGCAAAATTCTGTTATGGCATTAACTTTGAAATTACATCTTCAAATGTTGCCCAGTTGTGCTGTGTCTCTGAATACCTTGAAATGACTGAAGACTTCTCCAAAGACAATCTTGGTTCTCGTGCAGAGGAGTATCTTGAGAGCATTGTTTGTAAGAATCTTGAAATGTGTGTTGAAGTTTTGCAACAATGCGAGAACCTAATCCCTCTTGCTGATGAGCTTAGGATAGTTAGCCGATGCATAGATGCCATTGCCTCAAAGGCTTGTGCTGAACAAATTGCCTCAAGTTTCTCACGCTTGGAGTATAGCAGCTCAGGGAGGCTTCACATGAACAAGCAAGCAAAAAGAGAAGGGGACTGGTGGATAGAAGATCTGTCTGTTCTCCGCATAGACTTATATCAAAGGGTCATGACGGCCATGAAGTGCCGTGGTGTCCGTCCTGAGAGTATTGGTGCATCACTGGTGAACTATGCTCAGAAGGAGTTGACAAAGAAATCCAGTTTATGGAATCCATCTAGCCAGACAAAAGTTGATCTGATATCAACTGGGCATGAAAGACTTGTGGTTGAGACAATTGTTAACCTTCTGCCTGTTGAGAAACTTGCTGTTCCtataacttttctttttggtcTTTTGCGAAGTGCTGTGATGCTTGATTGCACAATTGCTTGTAGGCTCGACCTAGAGAGGCGGATTGGTTCCCAGTTGGATGTTGCCACTCTTGATGATCTTTTGATCCCATCGTTCAGGCATGCAGGTGATACCTTATTTGATGTCGACACAGTCCATAGAATCTTGGTTAATTTCTCACAGCAAGATGATAGTGAAGATGACATGGAAGATGCTTCTGTTTTTGAATCTGATAGTCCTCATTCACCTTCTCAAACTGCTTTATTTAAAGTGGCAAAACTGGTTGACAATTATCTTGCTGAGATCGCTCCTGATGCAAATCTCAAGCTTTCCAAGTTCATGGTCATTGCAGAGACTTTACCAACACATGCACGAACAGTTCATGATGGACTATACCGGGCAATTGATATTTACCTAAAAGTATGTTCTACTAATATTTTCCCTTTGCATCTTTCCATATCCAGGAGAAAAGCTTTGTTTTCTAAGGTTTCTTTGATTATTTTGCAATGACATCCAGGCCCATCAGGGTTTATCAGACTCAGACAGGAAGAAGCTCTGCAAACTGATTGATTTCCAAAAGCTCTCGCAAGAAGCTGGAGCACATGCTGCGCAAAATGAACGGCTACCCCTTCAAGCTATAGTTCAAGTGCTCTATTTTGAGCAAATAAGGCTCAGAAATGCTCTGTGCTGCTCTTATGCTGATGATGACCACAAGCCAATGCACAATTCATGGCGAATTAACAGTGGTGCACTCAGTGCAGCAATGTCTCCGCGAGACAACTATGCATCACTAAGGAGAGAAAACCGAGAGCTAAAACTTGAGCTAGCTCGGTTGCGGATGAGATTAAATGATCTAGAGAAAGAACATGTTTGTATGAAGAGAGATATGCAAAAGTCTCATTCTCGTAAATTCATGAGTTCTTTCTCAAAGAAAATTGGTAAGCTTAGTATCTTTGGGCATAGTTCTTCAAGGGGATCAAGTTCTCCATCAAAAAATTCCCACAGAACAGATTCTAGAGTGATTGAGAGAACATGTGCCAGCACTGATTAGGTAATTCAAGCTATTCTTTCTTCTGTACTTGTTAAGTAACCACAAGGAATGATCTTGTTGacctttttacttattttttataaattttcccTTTTCGGGCTACCTTGTATAGGGTTTATGATGCTTTGAGATAGAAAGAATAGTTGTTCTTGTTTGCGAGTTATGGTTTTGGAGAGTACAACTTTGAtgttatttgatatattttgtatgATGTTATTTGAAATCTCATATATgtataaaagttttataaatttatatgggATATGAGACATTATTATGAAACTCGGCCCGGCGGATCACTGGGTTGACCGGCTTTAACAATACTGCATTGTACTCAGTTGACATGGTAGAATGGCACAAATTTTGCACAGAAACTTCATGCATGTGGATTGACTTTCAGTGGATATGAAGAACCAACAGATGGGTAGAAAAACATCTTAAGCATAGATGTCACGTGTtcaggaaaggaaaaggaaaaatctGGTTATGTTGAAACAAGGTTTGTAAAATGCACAAAAATTTCCGAGGAGCTGCAGAAA
Protein-coding sequences here:
- the LOC133692968 gene encoding BTB/POZ domain-containing protein At5g48800 isoform X1; amino-acid sequence: MDKHQQQQLSLAKCSRQKYSEWIFRDVPSDITIEVSGGTFALHKFPLVSRSGRIRKLVAEHRDADISRVELLNLPGGAEAFELAAKFCYGINFEITSSNVAQLCCVSEYLEMTEDFSKDNLGSRAEEYLESIVCKNLEMCVEVLQQCENLIPLADELRIVSRCIDAIASKACAEQIASSFSRLEYSSSGRLHMNKQAKREGDWWIEDLSVLRIDLYQRVMTAMKCRGVRPESIGASLVNYAQKELTKKSSLWNPSSQTKVDLISTGHERLVVETIVNLLPVEKLAVPITFLFGLLRSAVMLDCTIACRLDLERRIGSQLDVATLDDLLIPSFRHAGDTLFDVDTVHRILVNFSQQDDSEDDMEDASVFESDSPHSPSQTALFKVAKLVDNYLAEIAPDANLKLSKFMVIAETLPTHARTVHDGLYRAIDIYLKAHQGLSDSDRKKLCKLIDFQKLSQEAGAHAAQNERLPLQAIVQVLYFEQIRLRNALCCSYADDDHKPMHNSWRINSGALSAAMSPRDNYASLRRENRELKLELARLRMRLNDLEKEHVCMKRDMQKSHSRKFMSSFSKKIGKLSIFGHSSSRGSSSPSKNSHRTDSRVIERTCASTD
- the LOC133692968 gene encoding BTB/POZ domain-containing protein At5g48800 isoform X2; this encodes MIFRDVPSDITIEVSGGTFALHKFPLVSRSGRIRKLVAEHRDADISRVELLNLPGGAEAFELAAKFCYGINFEITSSNVAQLCCVSEYLEMTEDFSKDNLGSRAEEYLESIVCKNLEMCVEVLQQCENLIPLADELRIVSRCIDAIASKACAEQIASSFSRLEYSSSGRLHMNKQAKREGDWWIEDLSVLRIDLYQRVMTAMKCRGVRPESIGASLVNYAQKELTKKSSLWNPSSQTKVDLISTGHERLVVETIVNLLPVEKLAVPITFLFGLLRSAVMLDCTIACRLDLERRIGSQLDVATLDDLLIPSFRHAGDTLFDVDTVHRILVNFSQQDDSEDDMEDASVFESDSPHSPSQTALFKVAKLVDNYLAEIAPDANLKLSKFMVIAETLPTHARTVHDGLYRAIDIYLKAHQGLSDSDRKKLCKLIDFQKLSQEAGAHAAQNERLPLQAIVQVLYFEQIRLRNALCCSYADDDHKPMHNSWRINSGALSAAMSPRDNYASLRRENRELKLELARLRMRLNDLEKEHVCMKRDMQKSHSRKFMSSFSKKIGKLSIFGHSSSRGSSSPSKNSHRTDSRVIERTCASTD